From the genome of Bos mutus isolate GX-2022 chromosome 2, NWIPB_WYAK_1.1, whole genome shotgun sequence:
ATCTGCTGGTGCCTTTTGGTTGGTTGATTTGTTGATCTACTAGATACTTAtatattagcatttttttttaattctgaaatttttcctatttaaaaagtcatttaagtCTGCTGAACTTACAACATTGGTTGTAGCTGTTAAGCCTCTCGTGCATTAGCAATTACTTCAAATTATAACCAGTAGAATCTAAAACTGGAGAAAATTCATCTCCTTTTGAGcaataaaataaactgtaaaattccTGTTAAATTTAGCAGCttccctttttatattttttaaaaataatagcttaAGATCTATGTTTGAATTCAAAATACTGTGACAGAAGCCGgtataaatgaaataagactCACTGGGGTTGCTGATCATAAAGCAAATGCTAAAGACTAATAAGGCTAATACTTTGCTTGTACGTGCATAGGTAtcttttactaaaaataaaatctgtacagAAAAATCAGTGAATTTACTGTTAAGAGGAAATTTTCTCTGTTGATTGAAGAGACTAGAATTTCACAGTAACTGGCCCTGAGGGTGTGATACTCACTTAAGGCCTCTTAAAGTTCTAGTAATGATTATTTGAAAAAGCAGTCTGGGAATGATTTCAAATCCAGGGAAAAAATGAGAGTACTCATGAACAATTTACACTTTCATCCACATAAAATTGTGAAATTGGGTGAAAAGAGTAGAAGTTAGATATTTACTATGACTATAATTCATGGAGAACCAAGCCTATAGATGTGTTCAAATATTCATCATTTGGGTTCCTTTGATAAGAACAGAATTTTAGAAAGGTGCTAAAATTATAACATCTTCAGactattttaattgatttttttatagACTATACTTCATCCAAAGCCACTGTTCTGAAAACCATTAATTTAGTACAGacttagaagaaatgaacataTAGGTAATCAAAGCCACATTTATATGACAACTCACGATGtttatatcacattgattaatatTCCAATGAGGGGATTTGGTTTTGATATGCTAATTATCCAGTGACCTTTAGTTGAGGAGATAAACAAAATACTAGTTTTTATGTTATAATTTATACTTACTGAATGCCAGCATTGTCTCGggcattttaaacaaataactGATTGTGGTCAGTATTTCTTCAAAAACATCATTACTTCTCTCATATATTAAAAGTCTAGATTCTCAGATGCAAGGCTTCCAAGTAAATGTTGCCCACTCTGTTGTTTTGTAATCTGTATCtatttgaacaaataaatgtTCTCCAGTGCAACTCAGGTCCTACAGTTTTGattcttaaatgaaaataaaaaaaaaagtttggcatTTGTACCTGTGAGATCACTTTTGCAATCTGTTAACAAGTTTTTTATGAGATTTAAGTTAATATCACAGAATCAAGTATTTTAGAGctagaaagtgaagtagctcagtcatgtccaacactttgcaaccctatggactgtagcccaccagattcctccgtccatgaaattttctagccaagagtactgcagtgggttgccatttccttccccaggggattttcccaacccagggaccgaacctgggtctcccacattgagggcagatgttttatcatctgagccaccagcaccTCAATAATCATTTAGTTTAACCTCATTTTATATCAGAGGAGCAGAGGCCCTCAGAAACAAAGTGACTAGCAAGGTTTCATTTgattaataatataaattatagttGAATTATGAAATGAgtgaaaataaatactataatcTCATTATGGCAAAGTTCATGTTTACTGGGTTTTCTACAAGAGCTTTTAAATAATTCAGtgtgatttgttttttgttttgtggggTTTTGTGTACAACAAAGAACACCTAACCAGTGTGATCTTAAAAAAGAATTGAACCCTTGAtaacactgaaaaataatgaaacttttAAATCCTCGAGAATGTGAAAGACTGCTCAGGGATTATAACTAATGCATTTTATTCTTATGACTTGCTGATTCCACTGACAGCTGCCTTAGGGGTGCAGTTCTAATCAATGGCTTTATCCACTTGGCAATCTATACCTCCAGAAACACAAATCGGAGAAAACCATCAATGTGTAAAAGAGACCTATAAATCAAAATGTCAGGTGGGCATGATTCCATTTTAATAACTAGTATTTAGAGATTATTGGATAAAACATTCCATGGACACAAATTTATGGTCCTCATATCCCTCCAGGATGCCACCACATCCCTGTGGGAATGTAACCACCTTTGTTGTTTCCTAACAATGAGAATGATAAGTTAGTGACAGGAGAGCAAACTGCCTATTCAAGCTTTGACACTGTAGGCTTCCTTTTCTAACGCTAGTCATAGAATCTTCTCCTTTAACAttgtatatatctattttttatgtGCAAAGAGGCTTTGCTTCCATGAGCATCAACCCAAGAAATGCCCAGcatgttttccagtttctctgtGTTGATATCTACATACAAGATGGAGACTATTAGTTAACAATAATTAATATGAACAGCAAACAAGAGAAACTGCAAGGAAAAATACCGCTTCTCAAGAGTTCTTTTCACTCCTTTTCTCTTTCACGGTATAAGCATGAAAACattcaaataatattaatattcatatatGTTAGAAGTGTGCTGAATGATGGCCCATTCCAGCAtgcctgtctggagaattccatagacagaggaacctggtaggctacagtccacgggatcacaaagagtcgaacacaactgagcgactaacacttttcacttttacatgATCCTTTAAAAGGTCAGAACCAGGAGCAGCTGCATCAGTGGGGCTACATACCTTTTCGCAAATAAATCTGCAAGGCAAACAGTCAACTGCTACTGGAGGCCTCTACTGGGAAGAACTACCCATGGAAGCCACGCAACCCATAAGGGATTCTTAATGCCATATTAAGAAGTTACAAACCCTAAGTGAATATATAGGTAACTAGCATAGTTAAACCTTGACAGAATTGAGGATGATATTTGATCCTCTCCCTTGAAAGAGCCATCAATCTtagaatatttaagagaaaatagattaaaaacattACAGCAGGAGTCTGAAGGGAGAAGTATCACCTCACCCATAGGCAGGTGAAATATCACGTGTTTCCATGAGGTATGTATGTTAGGGACTAAACAAGACAGGTGAGTGGGTAAGACTGGACACTCAGGGAACAATGCAATTACAGAGGAGCCACTGTCTGTAGTTAAAGTTGAATTTCCACCACTCTAACAGTTACTTGATAGTCAAATGcatctatatattttattgaagaatagagATTTTGAAGAGTGTTAGCATTCTTTGGTTTCTAAACAAACATTATGGAAGTGTAAGACCTAATGTACTTAGATATTCACAAATTTCTGTGTGAAAGGAAAGGACTGACCTTCAGAACAGAACTATAAGAAGTCATAAAATAAACAGTGTCCAGTAGACATAACACAAAATACCGCTTGAGTAATTAAGGTGACAGCAGAAGCATAGCAGTTGGCCAAAAGACACATCTCACTTGTTTCCAGTTGCATAAAGACACATCCAACTCATTCTGGATTATGTCTGTATCTGCTGGGTTTACTTTCATAGTTGGCATCAAAGAGTTCTTATATAAATTTCCCCAGCATTGTATGAAAGAATTCAATTGGGTTTTCCACCTTTCCTCAACTGCCCTCATGCATGCAGTGTGATCTACCAACAGATGACTTCTGATTCACCTGATAATGGACTTTTCCCAAACCTGTCCTCAAAGGACACACAATAAGTGAGACAAAAGTCTAAGACTCAACAGTTAACTGTGCTTTTTTGACCATAAAATTTATactgtattaaaaatgaaatattattagtTTAAGTCTTTTAGAAGTACAATTAATTTGTCCATCTTTTATGGAGGTTGAAGAAAGGGTAGTTATCAGAGAAATCTTTTGATTACCCTGAGATTATACTACACGAAATGTACTTCTTGCCTAGTAACCAAGGcttatttttacagttttccaCCTGACTTTCTGCCTTCTTCACTAAGGACTTTTAATAACATTTCACTGAGCTCttggtttcttcctttcctgCAAGTAACTCCTGTCAAACCTTCCCAACCCTCTTGTCAAATCCCAGAAGTAATTTTGCTTCTGGACTAAGTATCAGAGCCCTAGCTATTTCTGTAGTCTGCTACTCATCCGCTGAGAATAAAATCCttccttaaaaatgaaaaccatcgAGCCCCATAGGCCTGGTTCTTCTCCTTTCCCAGTGGCAGCAGCAGTCAGCAAACGTCCTTCCAGACACAGAGCTAAGTCCATTCTTTCATAGTGTCCGACAGAGGGGCAAGCTCCATCCTCAGTGCTCTCTTAGGAAGCCTCCTCACCCAACACACACTCATTCAACAGATAGCTGCTAGCTGTCAGGCACTACTCTAGTCACTGAGGCATAACAGTGAACAAGAGACAAAAGTTTCCACCCTCTCAGGGAATACACATCAACGAGAAAGAGACAAATCGAGACTTGTAACATGGCAGAGCTGCTCTCTGTAAAGGTCCATGTTATAAACGACTCATGGGAATCCCGAGCACCTTTCAGTTTCTTACTTTATTATACTGTGTTTCTGACACATTCTGTGATATTCAAAATGGGAGAGTGTGGAGAAAGCTCTGGGGAACAGAGTTTGTGATTTCTTCATTCTACCAAGGAGCCTCTTCAACCAGATGCCCCACTTTCTGCTCTACCCAAAACTTTGTTTCTAACCAACGCATGGAAAGAACTCTgttatgagtatgtgtgtgtaaggGGGAGACACGGGGCTATATCTTTTCGGAGAGTAATGAAATTATACTACTTGGTGGTTAATAAGGAGagggattttttattttctctagattAAAACATAGTTCACTTAGTCTTTGTAGGGAGAAGTTAAAGGTATACACCCATAGAACATATTTGTGATCATAACCCCAGTTTTATTGACTTTTCAGTCAATCAAAATTGTCAAATGGGAAGGAAAGTTCTTACCATTAACATAAATTTTGCAAGAAGTTTAGCTCCCACATGGACTTATAAATTCACTAAGCCAGTTATGTTTCAAACTGAAAGTATACTGGACAGTCCACAATATAATAGGTAACACTGAGACTCGGCTTGCAAACCTGGCTGGCAGTGGGCTCTGGAGCCTggcccacctcagtattcttgcagaACCCCTCACACACTTGGGAATGCAGTCTGAAAGCTGCTAATCTAGGTCAAATCCTCTTGCTCACATTtggaagaaactgagacccacgGAGATTAAGCTATTTGTTGAAGGCCTCCCAGCAAGGATTGAGACTCAGGCCTCCTGCCACAAGTTCTGCCCACAGTGCCATTTCTCCCAGTGAAAATGTGAAGGCACCTTGCTGGCTGGCTCTCATTGTcctatatttaaagaaaagtataaaaatcaaAGGGATTCCTCTGCTGTATGACCCAAGGCTGTCTGGATTCAAATCTCTTTGCTTTGCAATGCTGGAAAACCATCTCCCTTGCACTTTGGAGGCAAGTTTTCAGGCTCTGCTCCCTGCAGCCCAGTGAGAGGCAGATCCTTGTACacctagaagctggaaaaagagGTGTGCTGGGAATAAGGGGAGGGGAACAGATTCCTGAGTTTCTCTGTTCACTCTAGGTGGGGGctgaagtattcttgcccaaGGAAGTCCTACTTAACAGATAGGCTTGATAAGCTATCTGGCAGCATGTGTCCCCCCAATGATTCCAGAAGGCCATAGTATATCACCTCTCCTTATAATGCTCACAAAGGACCTTCTAAACCTTCATGAGTTGGGTCCCCAGTAAGGCTGGACCTTCCATCCTTGACTCCAAATTTATGTCATTAGAACAattatgcatgcttagtcgcttcagttgtgtctaaccttgcaaccctatagactgtaggccgccaggctcctctatccttgggatctccaggcaagaatactggagtgggttgctttgctgtcctccaggggatcttccccacccaggcatcgaacctgcatctcttatgtctcctgcatcggcaagctgattctttacctctagtaccacctgggaagccccattagaaAAAAACAGATATGAAGGTTGACTATACCTTTTCTTTTGACTTCTACCTGGGGAGAGAACCTGGTGTCTAACAAATGTTGGTGTCTAACATTTGAGGAAAAGATGGGGGCAGGGGCAAGAACTGGGAAGTCCTCACTTTTATCTTCTAATTTGACCTCCAGGCCCTTTTGCAGTGGGTTTTGGCAGGAATAGAGCCTGAGGGTAGGAGAGAGAGGCCCTTCTGAGTTCACAGTAACTTACTTTAGCTCCTTTATCTAGGCAGCTTCCTGGTCTATCTGCACCACAGCCCACTTCCCTCCCTGCCTGTCACTGATAGAGCCCTTGCCAGATGCCCTCATAATATTCCCAACAGGCAACCCTTGGCCTTACCCAGCCTGAGGCAGAATGACTTGATCAGTTTAGAATGAACCCTTCGTATTCTAGAAAGCTAACGCCACAGACACTGGGTTTCTGTCATGCCAAAAACACATAACACAGAAATTACAGCAGTTCAGGACTATTTGTGATATGCATTTTAACATGAAATCTACACTGCCCATcttttcaggaagaaaatgagATCCCTGCCAGTGTGTTTGCAAAAGAGCCAGTTTCCAGCCcaggggaagagaaggagggggagCACGCTGACGAAAACAAGTCCCTGGAGGAAACTCTGCACACAGTGGATCTCTCCTCCGATGATGAATTGCCCCACGATGAGGAGGCCCTGGAAGACAGCGCAGAAGAAAAGATGGAAGAGAGCAGGGCAGAGAGAATAAAAAGATCCAGTCTCCGGAAAGTGGATAGTCTCAAAAAGGCATTTTCTCGCCAGAACATTGAGAAGAAGATGAACAAGCTGGGGACAAAGATCGTATCtgtagagaggagagagaagattaAGAAATCTCTCACTTCCAATCACCAGAAAATATCCTCAGGGAAAAGCTCCCCTTTCAAGGTCTCTCCTCTCACTTTTGGGCGAAAGAAAGTCCGAGAGGGAGAAAGCCCAGCAGAGAATGAGACCAAATCAGAAGacatgcccagcagtgagatggCCAACGACTACGAGGAGAGCTCGTTTGCAGAGGGTCTTTCCGAAGCGTCCCTCACCAGTGCCCTTGTGGAAGGGAAGAGCATGGAGGGGGATGCTGGGACAGCGACCTCGAGAGGGAGTGACTCAGCCATGGACAGCAATGTCGACTTGACTATTGTGGAAGATGAAGAAGAGGAGTCAGTGGTCCTGGAACAGGCACAGCAGGTGCGCTATGCTGGAGACTATGTGCTAGCCTCCCATGAAGCAGAGCGTTCGGAGGAGGAGCCAGTGCAGCCAGCTGTGCTCCAGGTGGACCAGACTGCTTAAATGCACAGCCCTCTGTGAACCAGCTTGTGCTTTCAGTTAGGTGGGTGACCAGAGCCTAGAAGCAAACTCCTGCACATCTCCAGTACTCTCCACTCACACCATGTTACTGTCTAGGCAGTCATCACTTGCTCCACAATAGGCACACACACCATGACCAAGATTTACTATGAAGGCAGCCTGTCAGGGTCTATGCTTCTAATGTACCCTTGACTTCCATTTCTGTAGTTCCTCAAGACTGcccagaagaagaaatggagcagtcaTAAAACACTGATCAATGCGGCTAAGTCAGAATCACCAGAGGCTATGTAAGATACTAATTATGAAATATGATTCATTTTTGTCATTCCATGAGCTTGCTGAACACTGCATCAATAATATATTGAATTTCCATAGAACTCTGTGAATCTATATTCAAGTGTGTGattatataacatacatatatatttaagctAAAGAGATAActatatttcagaaagaaaacacttttcttagaagaaaaaagaagagaaagttcaGTTGGATATTCACATAGTAGAAACCACTGTTTATTGAAAATGAGGGtgaaatgaaattgaaagacattcAGCTAATGAAGTAAGATATGTAGAAAAGCCAGGACTATTAGAAAACACTAAAGAGAAGTTGGAAAATAGGGAAATAGGAAACAAAGAATGCCaaagagaatgaagacagaaagaaaaaagcatgtgctcaaaagtaaaatatttatgatacTAGTTCAAGTATTTCACTCCTTATATAACAATACTAAAGAAACTCATATATATTGGAATAGTATGTTATATcttcacaatatttttattttctaatattttcaaataatgtaaaaaaacattttactatATTAAAGATgcatttttccttaataaaagACACTACAAGTACCTCTCTAAAGAAATTCAAAAGAATGTCTCTTTAACATTGGAATGAACATTAATCTTCAAACATAATACATACTGCTTTTCTTAGGAAGTTGAATCATACTATTCTttattgttttccaaatttgaaataATCCTTGCACTCCAAATGATGTAATGTAGGTTTATAAGCTGTTAGAAATCAACAGGTTGGGAAGGGAAGGattctagttttcctttttttgtacaTAACAGTAATTTCATTCCaggtcatattttatttatatattttcacagAATATTAATATGTTTACTAACTTCTTGAAGTATGCtagtgtttatgtgtatgtgcatatttACTCAGACAGGGTAGTTATTACTATTGCCTAACATTATActaaaatattgctttatttttaattacagaatGGTAATGTTTTAAGAAGA
Proteins encoded in this window:
- the CAVIN2 gene encoding caveolae-associated protein 2, with product MQPEKAASSSPVPSSTPSPSLHLGSTEEAIRDNSQVNAVTVLTLLDKLVNMLDAVQENQHKMEQRQISLEGSVKGIQNDLTKLSKYQASTSNTVSKLLEKSRKVSAHTRAVKERMERQSAQVKRLENNHAQLLRRNHFKVLIFQEENEIPASVFAKEPVSSPGEEKEGEHADENKSLEETLHTVDLSSDDELPHDEEALEDSAEEKMEESRAERIKRSSLRKVDSLKKAFSRQNIEKKMNKLGTKIVSVERREKIKKSLTSNHQKISSGKSSPFKVSPLTFGRKKVREGESPAENETKSEDMPSSEMANDYEESSFAEGLSEASLTSALVEGKSMEGDAGTATSRGSDSAMDSNVDLTIVEDEEEESVVLEQAQQVRYAGDYVLASHEAERSEEEPVQPAVLQVDQTA